Proteins found in one Quercus robur chromosome 2, dhQueRobu3.1, whole genome shotgun sequence genomic segment:
- the LOC126712752 gene encoding ubiquitin carboxyl-terminal hydrolase 18-like isoform X2 has protein sequence MLVSGGGGGLDLNWFLQFLFTLFIIAVGLLHLVKNTASKYFEVDANFESTPPRDSAIVVENSSSTTTNNSSSSSSSSSSDHIHLSSPMPNEDTACAHCRNPATKKCSGCKAVRYCSHKCQEAHWKSGHKTKCKDLRPPGVNSTAGSGRKTSGLGGKICSGIALVPAHGRGISKLIKQPKKILFPYEEFVNFFNWDKPGFPPCGLLNCGNSCYANVVLQCLAFTRPLVAYLLEKGHRSECNRGDWCFLCEFQTHVEKASQSLQAFSPINILSRLPNIGGNLGYGRQEDAHEFMRFAIDTMQSVCLDEFGGEKAVDSSSQETTLIQHIFGGHLQSQVICTKCSNISNQYESMMDLTVEIHGDAASLEECLEQFTAKECLNGENMYKCDCCNDYVKAWKRLTVKKAPNILTIALKRFQSGRFGKLNKRVTFPETLNLSPYMSEPGDGTDVYKLYAVVVHLDLLNASFYGHYNCYTKDFRGNWYKIDDCKVTSVELKEVLSQEAYMLFYCRVSARPSCLRPIEPSVEQQQQMVQVTAAPCLKEQVECSTTVESLNHMNGFAVSSDDSSPCPKVSSCEEESSTGINPVALKENHQDVEVVYVESSSVSKEVASCETDSYFGISIEDLREEPEDINTTNSGSHSPISVEFSSHEKESSAAFNSVAGREDPVDVNMADSEWCSAELKEVSCSEMDPVSMDCKFVREDSGDKEVESRPSVAKHAEVYGNGHIDQNEIPCREEHAHKPVSAETHKLKDVRPLHNSDCENGNGAERVGIMGDSF, from the exons ATGCTTGTCTCTGGAGGTGGAGGGGGACTGGACCTGAATTGGTTCCTGCAGTTCTTATTTACTCTCTTCATTATCGCTGTTGGATTGCTCCACCTCGTCAAGAACACCGCTTCCAAGTACTTTGAGGTTGACGCCAATTTTGAATCAACCCCACCCAGAGATTCAGCAATAGTCGTAGAAAATAGCAGcagcaccaccaccaacaacagcTCAAGCTCTAGCTCTAGCTCTAGCTCTGATCATATTCATCTCAGCTCTCCAATGCCCAACGAGGACACCGCCTGCGCCCACTGCCGCAACCCCGCCACCAAAAAGTGCTCCGGTTGCAAGGCCGTTCGCTACTG ctCGCATAAATGCCAAGAAGCTCACTGGAAATCTGGACATAAGACAAAATGCAAGGATTTGAGACCACCTGGGGTAAATTCAACTGCAGGGTCTGGACGCAAAACTTCTGGGCTTGGGGGTAAAATTTGCTCGGGAATTGCACTGGTTCCTGCTCATGGTCGTGGAATCTCTAAGCTAATCAAGCAGCCAAAAAAA ATTCTTTTTCCATATGAAGAATTTGTGAATTTTTTCAATTGGGACAAGCCAGGATTCCCTCCTTGTGGACTTCTAAATTGTGGGAACAG TTGCTATGCCAATGTGGTTCTACAATGCCTTGCTTTCACACGGCCACTTGTTGCTTACTTGTTGGAAAAAGGCCATCGGAGTGAAT GTAATCGTGGTGATTGGTGCTTCCTATGTGAATTTCAAACACATGTTGAAAAAGCAAGCCAAAGCTTGCAAGCCTTTTCACCTATAAATATTCTCTCTCGCTTACCTAATATTGGTGGTAATCTTGGCTATGGAAGACAGGAAGATGCTCATGAGTTCATGAG GTTTGCAATAGATACAATGCAATCTGTCTGTCTCGATGAATTCGGTGGAGAAAAGGCTGTTGATTCAAGCTCTCAAGAGACAACCcttatccaacatatatttggCGGTCATCTCCAATCTCAG gTGATATGTACAAAATGCAGTAATATTTCAAATCAGTATGAAAGTATGATGGATTTGACTGTGGAAATTCATGGGGATGCTGCATCTTTGGAGGAATGCCTAGAACAATTCACAGCCAAGGAGTGCCTTAATGgagaaaatatgtataaatgTGATTG CTGCAATGACTATGTTAAGGCTTGGAAGCGTCTTACTGTGAAAAAAGCTCCAAATATTCTTACAATTGCCTTAAAGAGATTTCAG AGTGGGAGGTTCGGGAAACTTAATAAGAGAGTCACTTTTCCTGAAACTTTGAATCTTAGCCCTTACATGAGTGAACCAGGAGATGGTACAGATGTATACAAGCTTTATGCGGTGGTTGTTCATTTGGATTTGTTGAACGCATCCTTTTATGGGCATTACAACTGCTATACCAAGGATTTCCGTGGAAACTGGTATAAAATTGATGATTGTAAg GTTACAAGTGTTGAATTAAAAGAGGTACTTTCTCAGGAAGCATATATGCTTTTCTATTGCag GGTGAGTGCTCGTCCATCATGTCTTAGACCTATTGAACCTTCGGTGGAGCAGCAGCAGCAGATGGTACAAGTGACAGCAGCGCCTTGCCTAAAAGAACAAGTTGAATGCTCCACAACTGTGGAGTCTCTAAATCACATGAATGGTTTTGCGGTATCGTCTGATGATAGTAGTCCGTGCCCAAAGGTTTCTAGCTGCGAAGAAGAGTCATCTACTGGAATCAACCCTGTAGCCCTAAAAGAAAATCATCAGGATGTGGAGGTGGTCTATGTCGAGTCAAGTTCTGTTTCTAAGGAGGTTGCCAGCTGTGAAACTGATTCATATTTTGGAATAAGCATTGAAGATTTAAGAGAAGAGCCAGAGGATATAAACACGACCAATTCTGGGTCACATTCACCAATTTCAGTAGAGTTCTCTAGCCATGAGAAAGAATCTTCTGCTGCATTTAATTCTGTGGCTGGAAGAGAAGATCCAGTAGATGTGAATATGGCTGATTCTGAGTGGTGTTCAGCTGAGTTAAAGGAGGTTTCCTGCAGTGAGATGGATCCTGTTTCAATGGATTGTAAATTTGTAAGAGAAGATTCAGGGGATAAGGAGGTTGAGTCAAGACCATctgttgcaaagcatgccgaggtTTATGGCAATGGGCACATTGATCAAAATGAAATTCCATGTCGAGAAGAACATGCTCATAAACCAGTTTCGGCTGAAACTCATAAATTGAAAGACGTACGACCCCTCCACAATTCTGATTGTGAGAATGGAAATGGAGCAGAGAGAGTAGGAATAATGGGTGACAGTTTCTAA
- the LOC126712752 gene encoding ubiquitin carboxyl-terminal hydrolase 18-like isoform X1, whose amino-acid sequence MLVSGGGGGLDLNWFLQFLFTLFIIAVGLLHLVKNTASKYFEVDANFESTPPRDSAIVVENSSSTTTNNSSSSSSSSSSDHIHLSSPMPNEDTACAHCRNPATKKCSGCKAVRYCSHKCQEAHWKSGHKTKCKDLRPPGVNSTAGSGRKTSGLGGKICSGIALVPAHGRGISKLIKQPKKILFPYEEFVNFFNWDKPGFPPCGLLNCGNSCYANVVLQCLAFTRPLVAYLLEKGHRSECNRGDWCFLCEFQTHVEKASQSLQAFSPINILSRLPNIGGNLGYGRQEDAHEFMRFAIDTMQSVCLDEFGGEKAVDSSSQETTLIQHIFGGHLQSQVICTKCSNISNQYESMMDLTVEIHGDAASLEECLEQFTAKECLNGENMYKCDCCNDYVKAWKRLTVKKAPNILTIALKRFQIEFENVSQNSSLSICKFLQSGRFGKLNKRVTFPETLNLSPYMSEPGDGTDVYKLYAVVVHLDLLNASFYGHYNCYTKDFRGNWYKIDDCKVTSVELKEVLSQEAYMLFYCRVSARPSCLRPIEPSVEQQQQMVQVTAAPCLKEQVECSTTVESLNHMNGFAVSSDDSSPCPKVSSCEEESSTGINPVALKENHQDVEVVYVESSSVSKEVASCETDSYFGISIEDLREEPEDINTTNSGSHSPISVEFSSHEKESSAAFNSVAGREDPVDVNMADSEWCSAELKEVSCSEMDPVSMDCKFVREDSGDKEVESRPSVAKHAEVYGNGHIDQNEIPCREEHAHKPVSAETHKLKDVRPLHNSDCENGNGAERVGIMGDSF is encoded by the exons ATGCTTGTCTCTGGAGGTGGAGGGGGACTGGACCTGAATTGGTTCCTGCAGTTCTTATTTACTCTCTTCATTATCGCTGTTGGATTGCTCCACCTCGTCAAGAACACCGCTTCCAAGTACTTTGAGGTTGACGCCAATTTTGAATCAACCCCACCCAGAGATTCAGCAATAGTCGTAGAAAATAGCAGcagcaccaccaccaacaacagcTCAAGCTCTAGCTCTAGCTCTAGCTCTGATCATATTCATCTCAGCTCTCCAATGCCCAACGAGGACACCGCCTGCGCCCACTGCCGCAACCCCGCCACCAAAAAGTGCTCCGGTTGCAAGGCCGTTCGCTACTG ctCGCATAAATGCCAAGAAGCTCACTGGAAATCTGGACATAAGACAAAATGCAAGGATTTGAGACCACCTGGGGTAAATTCAACTGCAGGGTCTGGACGCAAAACTTCTGGGCTTGGGGGTAAAATTTGCTCGGGAATTGCACTGGTTCCTGCTCATGGTCGTGGAATCTCTAAGCTAATCAAGCAGCCAAAAAAA ATTCTTTTTCCATATGAAGAATTTGTGAATTTTTTCAATTGGGACAAGCCAGGATTCCCTCCTTGTGGACTTCTAAATTGTGGGAACAG TTGCTATGCCAATGTGGTTCTACAATGCCTTGCTTTCACACGGCCACTTGTTGCTTACTTGTTGGAAAAAGGCCATCGGAGTGAAT GTAATCGTGGTGATTGGTGCTTCCTATGTGAATTTCAAACACATGTTGAAAAAGCAAGCCAAAGCTTGCAAGCCTTTTCACCTATAAATATTCTCTCTCGCTTACCTAATATTGGTGGTAATCTTGGCTATGGAAGACAGGAAGATGCTCATGAGTTCATGAG GTTTGCAATAGATACAATGCAATCTGTCTGTCTCGATGAATTCGGTGGAGAAAAGGCTGTTGATTCAAGCTCTCAAGAGACAACCcttatccaacatatatttggCGGTCATCTCCAATCTCAG gTGATATGTACAAAATGCAGTAATATTTCAAATCAGTATGAAAGTATGATGGATTTGACTGTGGAAATTCATGGGGATGCTGCATCTTTGGAGGAATGCCTAGAACAATTCACAGCCAAGGAGTGCCTTAATGgagaaaatatgtataaatgTGATTG CTGCAATGACTATGTTAAGGCTTGGAAGCGTCTTACTGTGAAAAAAGCTCCAAATATTCTTACAATTGCCTTAAAGAGATTTCAG ATTGAATTTGAGAATGTCTCTCAAAATTCTAGTTTATCTATCTGCAAATTTTTACAGAGTGGGAGGTTCGGGAAACTTAATAAGAGAGTCACTTTTCCTGAAACTTTGAATCTTAGCCCTTACATGAGTGAACCAGGAGATGGTACAGATGTATACAAGCTTTATGCGGTGGTTGTTCATTTGGATTTGTTGAACGCATCCTTTTATGGGCATTACAACTGCTATACCAAGGATTTCCGTGGAAACTGGTATAAAATTGATGATTGTAAg GTTACAAGTGTTGAATTAAAAGAGGTACTTTCTCAGGAAGCATATATGCTTTTCTATTGCag GGTGAGTGCTCGTCCATCATGTCTTAGACCTATTGAACCTTCGGTGGAGCAGCAGCAGCAGATGGTACAAGTGACAGCAGCGCCTTGCCTAAAAGAACAAGTTGAATGCTCCACAACTGTGGAGTCTCTAAATCACATGAATGGTTTTGCGGTATCGTCTGATGATAGTAGTCCGTGCCCAAAGGTTTCTAGCTGCGAAGAAGAGTCATCTACTGGAATCAACCCTGTAGCCCTAAAAGAAAATCATCAGGATGTGGAGGTGGTCTATGTCGAGTCAAGTTCTGTTTCTAAGGAGGTTGCCAGCTGTGAAACTGATTCATATTTTGGAATAAGCATTGAAGATTTAAGAGAAGAGCCAGAGGATATAAACACGACCAATTCTGGGTCACATTCACCAATTTCAGTAGAGTTCTCTAGCCATGAGAAAGAATCTTCTGCTGCATTTAATTCTGTGGCTGGAAGAGAAGATCCAGTAGATGTGAATATGGCTGATTCTGAGTGGTGTTCAGCTGAGTTAAAGGAGGTTTCCTGCAGTGAGATGGATCCTGTTTCAATGGATTGTAAATTTGTAAGAGAAGATTCAGGGGATAAGGAGGTTGAGTCAAGACCATctgttgcaaagcatgccgaggtTTATGGCAATGGGCACATTGATCAAAATGAAATTCCATGTCGAGAAGAACATGCTCATAAACCAGTTTCGGCTGAAACTCATAAATTGAAAGACGTACGACCCCTCCACAATTCTGATTGTGAGAATGGAAATGGAGCAGAGAGAGTAGGAATAATGGGTGACAGTTTCTAA